The following proteins are encoded in a genomic region of Sneathiella marina:
- a CDS encoding ABC transporter permease gives MTDTSNNAAAPSFSAKMFKSIGLLKESPIAIFGLSLILFWVILAILAPVLPLYDPNTPLEPFKFPLDSSAKNDGLYWLGTDHKGRDILSRVIFGAQQVLVWATTATAVAYIVGMFMGVVAGYLGGWWDEAISFISNVLLSFPVIVLYIIIITYLGATGFNIVLAVTFASAPGIMRIVRGLVLDLRTRDYIFAAQTRGESAMYIMLVELLPNARGPLIVDACLRLGYTTITIAMLGYLGLGLPPPDPDWGKMIAETQPLGSFAGHMALVPAIAISSLVLGFNLLADGLREISLRD, from the coding sequence ATGACTGACACAAGCAATAATGCCGCAGCACCATCCTTCTCTGCCAAGATGTTCAAATCCATCGGCCTGTTGAAGGAAAGCCCCATTGCCATTTTCGGCTTGTCGCTGATTTTGTTCTGGGTAATTCTGGCCATCCTGGCGCCGGTCCTTCCGCTTTATGATCCGAATACCCCGCTGGAACCGTTCAAGTTCCCGCTCGATAGCTCTGCGAAAAATGACGGGCTTTACTGGCTCGGGACCGATCACAAGGGACGGGATATCCTGTCACGGGTGATTTTCGGGGCACAACAGGTTCTGGTCTGGGCGACAACGGCGACCGCCGTCGCCTATATCGTTGGCATGTTCATGGGCGTGGTTGCCGGTTATCTCGGCGGCTGGTGGGATGAAGCGATTTCCTTTATCTCCAATGTCCTGCTGTCCTTCCCGGTGATCGTTCTGTATATCATCATCATCACCTATCTGGGTGCCACAGGCTTTAACATCGTTCTGGCCGTGACCTTTGCCTCGGCGCCGGGGATCATGCGTATCGTGCGCGGGCTGGTGCTTGATTTACGAACGCGGGATTATATTTTCGCGGCCCAGACCCGCGGCGAAAGCGCCATGTATATCATGCTGGTGGAACTGCTGCCCAATGCGCGGGGACCGCTGATTGTCGATGCCTGCCTGCGGCTTGGCTATACGACCATTACCATTGCCATGCTCGGCTATCTTGGCCTTGGACTGCCGCCACCGGATCCGGACTGGGGTAAGATGATTGCGGAAACCCAGCCTCTGGGAAGTTTCGCCGGCCATATGGCGCTTGTTCCGGCGATTGCGATTTCGTCGCTGGTGCTGGGCTTTAACCTGCTGGCCGATGGCCTGCGTGAAATATCATTGAGAGATTAG
- a CDS encoding ABC transporter ATP-binding protein: protein MEQTPILECRNLCISYDTRGGEIPAVIDFNLTVMPGQGVGIVGESGCGKSTVALAIMQYLGSNGYIKSGEIFFHGRDMRTMSEEELRALRGSKIAMIYQEPMASLNPSMKIGDQLAEVPLFHEDVSRNEALKRAQDLLEAVKLPDPPRIMDSYPHQISGGQQQRVVIAMALLSKPDLLLLDEPTTALDVTVERGIVELVKEISAEFGTAMIYISHNLGLILDTCDRVTVMYSGEAVEDGTVEEVFDEMRHPYTTGLFASIPLPGADKNERPLVPIPGQLPLPHQRPQGCFFGPRCAFFRDGPCNGEKVTMRPVEGEERHTVRCARFEEIDWAEGDHEAVTVKSVKSGKVVLEVKEMKKHYEITDSSIMSLIRRTPPKTVKANENINFNAREAETVAIVGESGCGKSTFAKVLMGLEEATEGSVVLNGEDLAYLPVQKRKARTVGHLQMVFQNPFDTLNPSHSVGSQIARVIRKFDVESDPKKVRDKVNDLLDLVKLPRDFAHRRPRQLSGGQKQRIGIARAFAGNPAVVVADEPVSALDVSVQAAVTGLLTEIQNDLKSTLLFISHDLSVVRYLSDRVVVMYLGHIVEQGTTDEVFSPPYHPYTEALLSAVPIADTSVEQKQIILKGDIPSAVNPPPGCPFQTRCPRKIGSICETDDPPIKDMGNGHMIGCHLDADVFAAMEPVIVIHNEDEKAS, encoded by the coding sequence ATGGAACAGACACCCATTCTGGAATGCCGCAATCTTTGTATCTCCTATGATACACGCGGCGGTGAAATCCCGGCGGTTATTGATTTCAACCTGACAGTCATGCCCGGGCAGGGCGTTGGTATTGTGGGGGAGAGTGGCTGCGGTAAATCTACCGTGGCCCTCGCCATCATGCAGTATCTGGGCTCCAACGGCTATATCAAGAGCGGAGAGATCTTCTTCCATGGCCGCGACATGCGGACCATGTCGGAAGAGGAACTGCGGGCACTCAGAGGCTCCAAGATCGCCATGATCTACCAGGAGCCCATGGCCTCCCTCAATCCATCCATGAAAATCGGCGACCAGCTGGCGGAAGTGCCGCTGTTCCATGAGGATGTGAGCCGCAACGAGGCCTTGAAACGGGCGCAGGATCTGCTTGAAGCGGTGAAGCTGCCCGATCCCCCGCGGATCATGGACAGCTATCCCCACCAGATTTCCGGCGGTCAGCAACAGCGTGTGGTCATTGCCATGGCGTTGTTGTCAAAACCGGATCTTCTGCTGTTGGACGAGCCAACAACCGCCCTCGATGTGACGGTGGAACGGGGCATTGTCGAGCTGGTGAAGGAAATCTCCGCCGAATTTGGCACGGCGATGATTTATATTTCCCATAACCTGGGGCTGATCCTCGATACCTGCGACCGGGTGACGGTGATGTATTCGGGCGAGGCGGTGGAAGATGGCACGGTCGAAGAAGTGTTCGACGAAATGCGCCATCCCTATACCACGGGCCTGTTTGCCTCGATCCCGCTGCCGGGAGCTGACAAGAACGAGCGGCCGCTTGTGCCGATTCCGGGCCAGTTACCGCTGCCCCATCAACGCCCGCAAGGCTGTTTCTTCGGGCCGCGCTGTGCGTTTTTCCGCGATGGGCCCTGTAATGGTGAAAAGGTCACCATGCGACCTGTCGAGGGAGAGGAACGGCATACGGTCCGCTGCGCCCGGTTTGAGGAGATTGACTGGGCGGAAGGGGATCATGAGGCCGTCACGGTGAAATCCGTGAAGTCCGGTAAAGTGGTGCTCGAAGTCAAGGAGATGAAAAAGCATTACGAGATTACCGATAGCTCCATCATGTCCCTGATCCGGCGAACCCCGCCGAAAACCGTGAAAGCCAACGAGAATATCAACTTCAATGCCCGTGAGGCGGAGACAGTGGCGATCGTGGGCGAAAGCGGCTGCGGTAAATCGACCTTCGCCAAGGTCCTGATGGGACTGGAAGAGGCGACGGAGGGGTCCGTTGTCCTCAATGGGGAGGATCTGGCCTATTTGCCGGTGCAAAAGCGTAAAGCCCGCACGGTCGGTCATCTGCAGATGGTTTTCCAGAACCCGTTTGATACCCTGAACCCGTCCCATTCCGTTGGCAGCCAGATTGCCCGGGTGATCCGCAAGTTCGATGTGGAAAGCGACCCGAAAAAGGTCCGCGACAAAGTCAATGACCTGCTCGACCTGGTCAAGCTGCCCCGCGATTTTGCCCATCGCCGGCCGCGTCAGTTGTCCGGTGGTCAGAAACAGCGGATCGGGATCGCCCGCGCCTTTGCCGGAAATCCGGCTGTGGTGGTGGCGGATGAGCCGGTCTCGGCGCTTGATGTGTCGGTGCAGGCCGCGGTGACCGGATTGCTCACGGAAATCCAGAATGACCTCAAATCCACCTTGCTGTTTATCAGCCATGACCTCAGTGTCGTGCGCTATCTCAGTGATCGGGTGGTGGTCATGTATCTGGGGCATATCGTCGAGCAGGGGACGACGGACGAGGTCTTCTCGCCGCCCTATCATCCGTACACGGAAGCCTTGCTATCGGCGGTTCCCATCGCCGATACCTCGGTGGAGCAAAAGCAGATTATCCTCAAAGGCGACATACCCTCGGCGGTCAACCCACCGCCGGGCTGTCCTTTCCAGACCCGCTGCCCGCGTAAAATCGGCAGCATTTGCGAGACCGATGACCCGCCGATCAAGGATATGGGCAATGGCCATATGATCGGCTGCCATCTGGACGCGGATGTCTTCGCCGCCATGGAACCGGTCATCGTCATCCATAACGAGGACGAAAAGGCCAGCTAG
- a CDS encoding YybH family protein, which produces MTPEEQAVQTANDNFYQATNDMFKGDLSLMTKVWSHEDDVIYMSPDGKYLTGWDQVLADWQTQADMKLGGTLRTTQSRINVGKGYAFTHSVEVGENEVDGSKVKVSIRATKIFRKQKDGWKLISLHTDLLPFLRD; this is translated from the coding sequence ATGACCCCCGAGGAACAAGCCGTCCAGACTGCCAACGACAATTTCTATCAGGCGACCAATGACATGTTCAAAGGCGACCTGAGTTTAATGACGAAAGTCTGGTCGCATGAAGATGATGTGATCTATATGAGCCCGGACGGGAAATATCTGACAGGCTGGGATCAGGTGCTGGCCGATTGGCAGACGCAGGCCGATATGAAGCTGGGCGGGACGTTGCGCACGACCCAGTCACGGATCAATGTTGGCAAAGGCTATGCTTTTACCCATAGTGTAGAGGTCGGCGAGAACGAGGTTGACGGCAGCAAGGTCAAGGTGTCCATTCGCGCGACAAAGATCTTTCGCAAACAGAAGGATGGCTGGAAACTGATCAGCCTGCATACGGATTTACTGCCCTTTTTGCGAGATTGA
- a CDS encoding acyl-CoA thioesterase: protein MMSDAVDLTNRDSFRHWTPVTVRYSDQDPLQHVNNVAYAAYFEAARTMFLGGLLHPDEKAGIDFILARVVIDYVKEMFYPNTVDVGTRVVKLGTKSITTGYGCFLGEECVATSESVNVFFSPVDRKTILIPASVRASLEADPLQEHSTGGYVRNH from the coding sequence ATGATGAGTGATGCAGTTGATTTAACCAACCGGGACAGCTTCCGGCACTGGACCCCGGTCACGGTTCGCTACTCCGATCAGGATCCCCTGCAGCATGTGAATAATGTCGCCTATGCGGCGTATTTCGAGGCGGCCCGCACCATGTTTCTGGGCGGGTTGCTCCATCCTGACGAGAAAGCCGGGATCGATTTTATCCTGGCCCGCGTGGTGATCGATTATGTGAAGGAAATGTTTTACCCCAATACGGTGGATGTGGGGACACGGGTCGTCAAGCTGGGGACAAAATCCATCACCACGGGATATGGATGTTTCCTTGGGGAGGAGTGCGTCGCCACATCTGAAAGCGTTAATGTATTCTTTTCGCCTGTTGACCGTAAAACCATCCTTATTCCCGCTTCCGTGCGGGCGAGCCTGGAAGCCGACCCCCTGCAGGAACATAGCACAGGCGGATATGTGCGAAACCATTAA
- a CDS encoding SMP-30/gluconolactonase/LRE family protein — protein MMTDRYEIRDKRFARSIKLDEPIDQLWTGGRWTEGPVWSAAYRSLLWSDIPNDRRLRWDEVTGAVGEFQSGLGCYVNGATLDLEGRIIACEQGSRSVTRREHDGSSTTLVSHYQDKRLNSPNDVVVKSDGSIWFTDPAYGIESDYEGFEAAAEQDGEHVYRLDPKDGSCRRVADDFTCPNGLAFSLDESLLYIADSGGGRYPSGEHHIRVFKVGADGSLSGGEVFAECENGFFDGFRLDNQGRIWTSARDGIHCYLPDGTLIGKIFIPEEVSNLCFGGAKRNRMFITASTSVYTVLLASSGLK, from the coding sequence ATGATGACAGACAGATATGAAATCCGTGATAAACGATTCGCCCGCAGCATCAAGCTGGACGAACCCATCGATCAGCTCTGGACCGGCGGTCGCTGGACAGAGGGGCCAGTCTGGTCCGCCGCCTATCGCTCGCTGCTCTGGAGTGATATCCCCAATGACCGCCGTCTCCGCTGGGACGAGGTGACCGGCGCCGTCGGCGAATTTCAAAGCGGGCTCGGGTGCTATGTCAACGGCGCGACCCTGGATCTGGAAGGACGGATCATCGCCTGTGAGCAGGGCAGCCGGTCGGTTACCCGGCGCGAGCATGATGGATCGAGCACGACCCTGGTCAGCCATTATCAGGATAAGCGCCTTAACAGTCCCAATGATGTTGTGGTCAAATCCGATGGCAGTATCTGGTTCACCGATCCGGCCTATGGCATCGAAAGCGATTATGAAGGGTTTGAAGCGGCGGCGGAGCAAGACGGGGAGCATGTTTACCGGCTCGACCCCAAGGATGGCAGCTGCAGGCGTGTGGCCGATGATTTTACCTGCCCCAACGGCCTGGCCTTCTCGCTGGATGAAAGTCTGCTCTATATCGCCGATTCCGGCGGTGGGCGCTATCCCAGCGGCGAGCATCATATCCGTGTCTTCAAGGTGGGGGCCGATGGCAGCCTGTCCGGCGGCGAGGTTTTTGCCGAATGCGAGAACGGCTTCTTCGACGGGTTCCGACTGGATAATCAGGGGCGCATCTGGACCAGTGCCCGCGACGGCATCCATTGCTATCTCCCCGATGGTACACTGATCGGCAAGATTTTTATCCCCGAGGAAGTCTCCAATCTCTGCTTTGGCGGGGCGAAGCGCAACCGGATGTTTATCACCGCCTCGACCAGTGTCTATACGGTATTGCTGGCCTCCTCGGGACTGAAATAG
- a CDS encoding ABC transporter substrate-binding protein, translating into MTVTKMDHEAQGRVHPKIKDVTEQYRSGKMDRREFLRTSTLLGLSAAAAYSVVGMADPTIEAAAATPKKGGILKCSMVVQEMADPATYSWVEKSNVGRQICEFMTITGPDNVTRPYLAESWTASDDLKTWTFKLRKGVKWHNGDEFNADDIVFNVTRWLDPAVGSSNIGLFASMVTTTGEGDAAKKSMTPGAIEKVDSHTVRFNLNNPVLSIPENLYNYPTMIVHRGFKGDLSKDPNGTGPFTLKEFAVGEKAILRRVDQPYWGGEVYLDGIDYYDHGAASAAQLAAVASGQVDMNYEFDIASLGMAESIPGMTVYNVRTAQTGVMRFRTDKKPFDDIRVRKAIQLCCKADQYNELVYGGRGDVGEHHHVSPIHPEYYGLNRMEPDVEKAKLLLAEAGHADGLTITIDLGNTNGPWQQQMCEILKEQVAPAGINLELNLMPASKYWETWQTAPFGFTAWTHRPLGTMVLSLAYRSGVPWNETAYDNKDFEAALDKAESLVDAEERKAAMKPVEEMLQNDAIMVQPMWQPKFFLATSKIMDLQAHPTQYHQFYKVWLDS; encoded by the coding sequence ATGACAGTCACGAAAATGGATCATGAAGCGCAAGGGCGCGTGCATCCAAAAATCAAGGACGTAACAGAACAGTATCGCAGCGGTAAAATGGACCGTCGCGAATTTTTGCGGACATCAACATTGCTCGGGCTATCTGCCGCCGCCGCATATAGTGTGGTGGGCATGGCTGATCCGACGATCGAAGCCGCTGCCGCAACTCCAAAAAAGGGCGGCATTTTGAAATGCTCCATGGTGGTACAGGAAATGGCGGATCCCGCCACATACTCATGGGTTGAAAAATCTAACGTTGGCCGTCAGATTTGTGAGTTCATGACAATCACCGGACCGGATAACGTGACCCGTCCGTATCTCGCGGAAAGCTGGACAGCGTCGGATGATCTTAAAACCTGGACATTCAAGCTCCGCAAAGGCGTCAAATGGCATAATGGCGATGAATTTAACGCCGATGACATCGTCTTCAACGTGACACGCTGGTTGGATCCGGCTGTCGGTTCGTCCAATATCGGCCTGTTTGCCTCCATGGTAACAACGACCGGTGAAGGCGACGCCGCCAAGAAGTCCATGACACCGGGCGCCATCGAGAAGGTGGACAGCCATACGGTTCGCTTTAATCTGAATAATCCGGTCCTTTCCATCCCGGAAAACCTTTATAACTACCCGACAATGATTGTCCATCGTGGCTTTAAAGGCGATCTGTCCAAAGATCCAAATGGCACAGGTCCGTTTACGCTGAAAGAATTTGCCGTCGGTGAAAAAGCGATCCTGCGCCGCGTTGATCAGCCTTATTGGGGTGGTGAAGTCTATCTTGACGGTATCGACTATTACGACCACGGTGCCGCCTCCGCTGCACAGCTGGCAGCGGTTGCTTCCGGTCAGGTTGATATGAACTATGAGTTTGATATTGCATCGCTCGGCATGGCGGAATCCATTCCCGGCATGACCGTTTATAATGTCCGCACGGCACAAACCGGCGTGATGCGTTTCCGTACCGACAAGAAACCGTTTGATGATATTCGGGTCAGAAAGGCGATCCAGCTTTGCTGTAAAGCCGATCAATATAATGAGCTGGTTTATGGCGGTCGCGGTGATGTGGGTGAACATCATCATGTCTCGCCCATCCATCCGGAATATTATGGCTTGAACCGCATGGAGCCGGATGTTGAAAAGGCCAAGCTTCTTCTGGCAGAAGCCGGGCATGCAGATGGGCTGACCATCACCATTGATCTGGGGAATACCAATGGTCCCTGGCAACAGCAGATGTGCGAAATCCTGAAAGAGCAGGTAGCGCCAGCCGGCATTAACCTGGAACTGAATCTGATGCCCGCTTCCAAATACTGGGAAACCTGGCAAACGGCTCCGTTCGGCTTTACAGCCTGGACCCATCGGCCGCTTGGCACAATGGTTCTAAGTCTGGCCTATCGTTCGGGTGTTCCGTGGAACGAAACCGCCTATGACAACAAGGATTTTGAGGCGGCTCTTGATAAAGCTGAATCCCTGGTGGATGCGGAAGAACGCAAAGCCGCCATGAAACCTGTCGAGGAAATGCTTCAGAATGATGCCATTATGGTGCAACCAATGTGGCAGCCGAAATTCTTCCTGGCAACGTCCAAGATAATGGATTTGCAAGCGCATCCAACCCAGTATCACCAGTTCTATAAAGTCTGGCTCGATAGTTAA
- a CDS encoding acyl-CoA dehydrogenase family protein yields the protein MIERSLFSEEHTLFRASARRFVEERIAPFHAEWEKAGQVSREIWAEAGEGGFLCCSVPEEYGGVGADFTFGAIFTEELARVGSTGPAFHLHSEIVAPYLTAYGTEEQKKKWLPGLVNGSVISAVAMSEPGAGSDLQNIRTTAIADGDDYVINGQKVFISNGQMADLVVLACKTDPAAGGKGVSLVLVEGDRAGFTRGRNLDKIGYKAQDTSELFFNDVRVPKSNLLGVEGRGFKQLMQQLPQERLVIAVRSATIVETALDWTLEYTKERKAFGKSISDFQNTQFKLAEVKSQAVMLRVYVDKCIEQHLKGELTAVDAAMAKMQSTEMMCQVLDDCLQLFGGYGYMWEYPIARAWADNRMARIAGGTSEIMKQIISRDILQD from the coding sequence ATGATAGAACGTAGCCTTTTTTCAGAAGAACATACTCTTTTTCGCGCGTCGGCCCGCCGCTTTGTCGAGGAACGCATTGCTCCCTTCCACGCCGAATGGGAGAAAGCCGGACAAGTTAGCCGCGAGATCTGGGCGGAAGCCGGTGAAGGCGGTTTTCTGTGTTGCTCCGTCCCTGAGGAATATGGCGGCGTCGGGGCAGACTTTACCTTCGGCGCGATCTTCACAGAAGAATTGGCGCGTGTCGGGTCCACCGGGCCCGCCTTCCATTTACATTCTGAAATCGTTGCCCCCTACCTCACCGCCTATGGTACGGAAGAGCAGAAGAAGAAATGGCTTCCCGGCCTGGTCAACGGGTCGGTGATATCTGCGGTTGCCATGTCAGAGCCCGGTGCCGGATCGGATTTACAGAATATTCGGACCACGGCCATTGCCGACGGGGATGACTATGTCATCAATGGCCAGAAAGTCTTCATCAGCAACGGACAGATGGCCGATCTGGTGGTCCTTGCCTGTAAAACAGACCCCGCCGCCGGCGGCAAAGGGGTGTCGCTTGTTCTGGTCGAAGGCGACCGCGCCGGTTTTACCCGGGGTCGCAATCTGGATAAAATCGGCTATAAGGCGCAGGATACTTCGGAGTTGTTCTTCAACGATGTGCGAGTGCCGAAAAGCAACCTGCTCGGTGTTGAGGGGCGCGGTTTCAAACAGCTGATGCAGCAATTGCCACAAGAACGGCTGGTGATCGCAGTGCGATCCGCCACCATCGTCGAAACCGCGCTTGACTGGACTTTGGAATATACCAAGGAACGCAAGGCCTTCGGCAAATCCATTTCCGATTTCCAGAACACCCAGTTCAAGCTGGCGGAGGTCAAAAGCCAGGCCGTTATGCTGCGGGTCTATGTGGATAAATGTATCGAGCAGCATCTGAAAGGGGAGCTGACCGCTGTCGACGCGGCCATGGCCAAGATGCAATCAACGGAAATGATGTGTCAGGTGCTGGATGACTGCCTGCAGTTATTCGGCGGCTATGGGTATATGTGGGAATATCCCATTGCCCGCGCCTGGGCCGATAACCGCATGGCCCGTATCGCCGGCGGGACAAGTGAAATCATGAAACAAATTATCAGCCGCGATATACTGCAAGATTAA
- a CDS encoding sulfite exporter TauE/SafE family protein, producing the protein MLDILLIILAAFGAGVLNTIAGGGTFLTFPILVFTGLPPVVANATSAVAVFPGYLGGAVGFRRELKKFDRRQLVRLTVITLGGGLVGSLLLIISSDKAFSAVVPFLLLGATLAFLYGAKIRALAAKVSRDVTPFGAMGLFLVSIYGGYFNGGLGIVLLALFSLWGLKDILQMNGLKNGLSFALSAISVAIFALGGLVEWYQAAIMMVASTLGGYAGAPISRALPAPVIRGIVALVGFSMSAVFFWRLIA; encoded by the coding sequence ATGCTGGATATATTGCTTATTATACTGGCGGCCTTTGGCGCTGGTGTCCTCAATACCATTGCCGGCGGGGGCACCTTTCTGACCTTCCCCATTCTGGTCTTTACCGGCCTGCCGCCCGTCGTCGCCAATGCGACAAGCGCCGTTGCCGTGTTTCCGGGGTATCTGGGCGGTGCCGTGGGATTTCGTCGGGAGCTTAAGAAATTCGACCGCAGACAGCTTGTCCGGCTGACGGTTATTACCTTGGGCGGCGGGCTGGTCGGGTCGCTGCTGCTGATCATCTCCTCGGACAAGGCCTTCTCCGCTGTGGTGCCCTTTTTGCTGCTGGGTGCGACCCTGGCCTTTCTGTATGGCGCAAAAATACGGGCCCTGGCGGCCAAAGTAAGCCGGGATGTGACGCCGTTTGGCGCGATGGGGCTGTTTCTTGTCAGTATCTATGGCGGCTATTTCAACGGCGGTTTGGGGATTGTCCTGCTGGCCCTGTTTTCACTCTGGGGGCTGAAGGATATTCTGCAGATGAACGGGCTCAAAAACGGCCTTTCCTTCGCGCTGTCGGCCATTTCCGTCGCCATCTTCGCCCTTGGCGGACTGGTCGAATGGTATCAGGCGGCGATCATGATGGTGGCCTCGACCCTCGGCGGGTATGCCGGAGCGCCCATTTCCCGCGCCCTGCCCGCCCCGGTCATCCGCGGCATCGTCGCGCTTGTCGGCTTTTCCATGAGTGCGGTGTTTTTCTGGCGGCTGATAGCCTGA
- a CDS encoding ABC transporter permease, translating into MLILAFRRFISMALIMVIISFTLFAIFESDKLAVAGKVLGPYSNTEQRELWLENNGYNEPFVERYFIWVGNAMVGDFGQSIQFKVPVSEILWPRLGNTAILAGLYMLFMIPLSLTLGVIAGMKEGSLQDRVVSVGSVLTTSVPEFASATFFTAVFVFSLGWLPGTSAMTDGFSWAEIFLPVLVLVMYGFGYTARMTRASMAEVMTSHYIRTAVLKGIPYRRVIMKHALRNALIAPFTVIILQLNWLLSGVIVVEVFFAYKGFGKLLLDGALFGDIYVIEACTLVAVFVAVFSQFISDIGYTLLNPRIRFT; encoded by the coding sequence ATGCTGATACTGGCGTTCCGTCGATTTATTTCAATGGCCCTGATAATGGTCATTATCTCATTTACACTTTTCGCAATTTTCGAAAGCGACAAGCTGGCAGTGGCCGGTAAGGTGCTGGGACCGTATTCAAATACGGAACAACGGGAATTGTGGCTGGAAAATAATGGCTATAACGAGCCGTTTGTTGAACGCTATTTTATCTGGGTCGGCAATGCCATGGTAGGTGACTTTGGCCAGTCCATCCAGTTCAAGGTACCGGTTTCGGAAATTCTCTGGCCGCGGCTCGGCAATACAGCCATTCTCGCCGGTCTTTATATGCTCTTCATGATACCGCTCTCGCTGACCCTCGGGGTGATAGCCGGTATGAAGGAGGGATCGTTACAGGACCGGGTTGTCTCGGTGGGGTCGGTGCTGACAACGTCAGTGCCGGAATTTGCCTCAGCGACCTTCTTTACAGCCGTTTTCGTCTTTTCCCTCGGCTGGCTACCGGGAACGTCCGCCATGACCGACGGTTTCAGCTGGGCGGAAATATTCCTGCCGGTCCTGGTGCTGGTGATGTATGGGTTTGGCTATACAGCCCGCATGACGCGGGCCTCCATGGCCGAAGTCATGACATCCCATTATATCCGCACGGCGGTGTTGAAAGGCATACCCTATCGACGGGTGATCATGAAGCATGCTTTACGCAACGCACTGATTGCCCCGTTTACGGTGATCATCCTGCAGCTCAACTGGCTGCTCTCCGGTGTGATCGTGGTGGAAGTGTTCTTTGCCTATAAAGGGTTCGGCAAGCTGTTGCTGGATGGCGCCTTGTTTGGCGACATCTATGTCATTGAAGCCTGTACGTTAGTTGCGGTGTTTGTCGCCGTGTTCTCTCAATTCATCTCGGATATCGGCTATACGCTGCTTAATCCGCGGATCCGGTTTACATAA